Proteins encoded together in one Juglans regia cultivar Chandler chromosome 9, Walnut 2.0, whole genome shotgun sequence window:
- the LOC108997287 gene encoding uncharacterized protein LOC108997287 → MEENEEREAQGEGYEANPEILISEPTIDPPSTRPQTPPEPSEESNTALGQTDILRALEVVERDSVAIAESFTSLFSSLRLAISEVTGSSVNHMHCFTDAAGCLQESVLDAATKGNRYINSCLRLNEEMKGMDSLAIQLKFLRRNVDALDTAVNKLLRLP, encoded by the exons atggaagaaaatgaagagcGAGAAGCTCAGGGAGAGGGTTACGAGGCCAATCCAGAAATCCTAATCTCGGAACCGACAATCGATCCTCCCTCCACGCGTCCTCAAACCCCGCCCGAACCTTCCGAGGAATCAAATACCGCTCTTGGTCAGACCGATATCCTCAGAGCCCTCGAGGTCGTGGAGAGAGACTCTGTGGCCATCGCCGAGAGCTTtacttctctcttctcttcacTTCGTTTAGCCATCTCCGAG GTTACTGGTAGTTCGGTCAATCACATGCATTGCTTCACTGATGCTGCGGGCTGCCTTCAAGAATCTG TTCTTGATGCAGCAACAAAGGGGAATCGGTACATAAATTCATGTCtcag ATTAAATGAGGAGATGAAGGGCATGGACAGTCTAGCTATACAGCT AAAATTCCTGAGGAGAAACGTAGATGCTTTAGACACAGCTGTGAACAAGCTCCTCCGACTGCCATGA
- the LOC108997445 gene encoding tyrosine--tRNA ligase 1, cytoplasmic: MATEAPDQNQTPPEAAIQSITISDFQAEVPSSSSLNPTNEMSLEEKYQIVRSVGEECILEDELRNLLDKKPEPICYDGFEPSGRMHIAQGVMKAINVNKLTSAGCRVKIWIADWFAQLNNKMGGDLKKIETVGLYLIEIWKAVGMDLEGGKVEFLWSSKEINSRAHEYWPLVMDIARRNKLPRIIRCSQIMGRSEQDELTAAQILYPCMQCADIFFLKADICQLGMDQRKVNVLAREYCDDIKRKNKPIILSHHMLPGLQQGQDKMSKSDPSSSIYMEDDEAEVNLKIKKAYCPPKIVGGNPCLEYVKYLVLPWFKEFVVQRNADDGGCKTYKNFEELIADYESGELHPGDLKPALSKALNKILEPVREHFKKDNHAKDLLKRVKAYRITR, translated from the exons ATGGCGACCGAAGCACCAGATCAAAATCAGACCCCACCGGAGGCCGCCATTCAATCCATCACGATTTCTGACTTCCAAGCCGAGGTGCCATCCTCGAGCTCCTTGAACCCAACCAACGA GATGAGTTTGGAGGAGAAGTACCAGATCGTGAGGAGTGTTGGAGAGGAGTGTATTCTCGAAGATGAGCTGCGAAATCTACTGGATAAGAAGCCCGAACCGATCTGTTACGACGGGTTCGAGCCCTCCGGCCGAATGCACATCGCTCAG GGAGTTATGAAGGCTATAAACGTGAACAAGCTGACATCTGCAGGGTGCAGAGTGAAAATATGGATTGCAGATTGGTTTGCCCAGCTAAACAATAAGATGGGGGGTGATTTGAAGAAAATCGAGACTGTTGGGCTCTACTTGATTGAGATTTGGAAAGCTGTTGGAATGGATTTGGAAGGaggaaaagttgaatttttgtGGTCATCAAAGGAAATTAATTCAAGGGCACATGAGTACTGGCCTCTTGTTATGGATATAGCTCGAAGGAATAAGCTCCCGAGGATAATCAG GTGCAGTCAAATTATGGGTCGAAGTGAGCAAGATGAGTTGACTGCAGCCCAAATTCTCTACCCATGCATGCAGTGTGctgatatatttttcttgaag GCCGACATTTGCCAACTGGGAATGGATCAGCGGAAAGTGAACGTACTTGCAAGAGAGTATTGTGATGACATCAAGAGGAAGAACAAGCCTATTATTTTGTCACACC ACATGTTACCTGGTTTACAGCAAGGGCAGGACAAGATGTCAAAAAGTGATCCATCATCCTCCATTTATATGGAAGATGATGAG GCTGAAGTgaatttgaagataaagaaaGCTTACTGTCCTCCAAAGATTGTGGGAGGCAATCCTTGCTTGGAGTATGTTAAGTATCTGGTTTTACCTTGGTTTAAGGAGTTTGTTGTACAGCGCAATGCAGATGATGGTGGTTGTAA GACCTACAAAAACTTTGAGGAATTGATTGCTGACTATGAAAGTGGAGAGTTACACCCAGGTGACCTTAAACCGGCTCTGTCAAAGGCATTGAATAAGATACTTGAG CCCGTAAGAGAACACTTTAAGAAAGACAATCATGCCAAGGATCTATTGAAAAGGGTTAAG GCTTATAGAATTACAAGGTAA